A window of the Plasmodium falciparum 3D7 genome assembly, chromosome: 3 genome harbors these coding sequences:
- a CDS encoding exported protein family 4: MNFFHVIILDVGIVICLYLIIYKNSDIKWKKHINCCKYHFYFFSSKRCLLQHMVEEPFEKKDKSGVLLKDKNTEEGRKKERQKPMSIKSINKKKKKNNNNNNNNNVLKNLNNEEINKQRNMTNERIRNKNKNDKGVENISSNTQMEEKNIICKDINSNVILNQNEINDDQMVQKIKENFVKDLMKNENKEIFKQIETINSVGTMAKIKNSLYSIIFKGSNFWKGLGIYLGTLSGATLGQLILAGILQFGTFSVMNFSIYFSAVPSFIAFSSFVGIILLSIIIVICLLVWLWPSRGKLMGKDKTENKSDT; the protein is encoded by the coding sequence aATAGTGATATAAAATGGaagaaacatataaattgttgtaaatatcatttttactttttttcaaGTAAGAGATGCTTATTACAACATATGGTTGAAGAACCGTTTGAGAAAAAAGACAAATCTGgtgttttattaaaagacAAAAATACTGAAGagggaagaaaaaaagaaagacaAAAGCCTATGAGTattaaatcaataaataaaaaaaaaaaaaaaaacaacaacaataataataataataatgtgttaaaaaatttaaataatgaagaaataaataaacaacgAAATATGACGAATGAAAGAAtacgaaataaaaataaaaatgataaaggaGTTGAGAATATTTCAAGTAATACACAgatggaagaaaaaaatataatatgtaaagaTATAAATTCGAATGTAATATTAAATCAAAACGAAATAAATGACGATCAAATggttcaaaaaataaaagaaaattttgtcaaggatttaatgaaaaatgaaaacaaagaaatatttaaacaGATAGAAACAATTAATTCAGTTGGTACTATggcaaaaattaaaaattcattatataGCATAATATTTAAAGGGTCTAATTTTTGGAAGGGTCTAGGAATATATTTAGGTACATTGTCAGGTGCTACACTAGGGCAATTGATTTTAGCAGGTATTTTGCAATTCGGAACATTTTCTGTTATGAATTtttcaatttatttttcaGCTGTTCCTTCATTTATAGCATTCAGTAGTTTTGTaggaataatattattaagcATTATAATTGTTATTTGTCTTCTTGTGTGGTTGTGGCCATCAAGAGGGAAATTGATGGGTAAAGATAAAACAGAAAATAAAAGtgatacataa